The following coding sequences are from one Pseudonocardia sp. EC080619-01 window:
- a CDS encoding MaoC family dehydratase — translation MRVFNGVDELREAKGSEVGASDWVEVGQEQIDGFAEATGDHQWIHVDAERAKDGPFGTTIAHGFLTLSLLPKLVQGVYRIEGVKMGVNYGLNKVRFTSPLPVGSRVRGRVEIIDVTDISGGVQIASKVTVEIENSEKPAVVAEWLTRQYV, via the coding sequence ATGCGCGTCTTCAACGGGGTCGACGAGCTGCGGGAGGCGAAGGGGAGCGAGGTCGGCGCCTCGGACTGGGTCGAGGTCGGGCAGGAGCAGATCGACGGGTTCGCCGAGGCGACCGGGGACCACCAGTGGATCCACGTGGACGCCGAGCGCGCGAAGGACGGCCCCTTCGGCACGACGATCGCCCACGGCTTCCTCACGCTGTCCCTGCTGCCGAAGCTGGTGCAGGGGGTGTACCGGATCGAGGGCGTGAAGATGGGCGTCAACTACGGCCTCAACAAGGTGCGCTTCACCAGCCCGCTCCCGGTCGGCAGCCGGGTGCGCGGCCGCGTCGAGATCATCGACGTCACCGACATCTCCGGCGGGGTCCAGATCGCCTCGAAGGTGACCGTCGAGATCGAGAACTCCGAGAAGCCCGCCGTGGTCGCCGAGTGGCTGACCCGGCAGTACGTCTGA